In one Hoplias malabaricus isolate fHopMal1 chromosome X1, fHopMal1.hap1, whole genome shotgun sequence genomic region, the following are encoded:
- the LOC136676018 gene encoding transmembrane 6 superfamily member 2-like, with translation MELPLEIRVFVLSMTAPFVLYAVNNFSSLLTPLLILGIEGAILITVFFMAYLCVRNEKTVDPLFYVFAVFSFTSVADLTTALEQDGYIKGFIAFYINKGEPYLNTAYCIMMNYWNGVVHFVLLLAAVRCMRKGTPYRRIGLLWAGSVITTHIVFIPGVIIGKHGKSIYPAFWNNILSLILSVCAALQLYNRPRDLPIIPADKVAEEQKKGLLSRPRELFLTLCLLGAMAFTVFRGFVVLECALDICFTYIYQYEPYLKDNVAFPKVMMLVVLFYALPMLMACIYGLNIPGCTWMLDWTLLLAGALAQTQWAHIGASVHSRTPFTYRIPKDEWRLVMTLNMLFMAVPLLLALHIYRQPAFFMKTVKPGHTDNDKKRK, from the exons ATGGAGCTCCCTTTGGAGATACGAGTTTTTGTCCTGTCTATGACAGCGCCGTTTGTGCTTTATGCAGTGAACAATTTCTCTTCATTGCTAAC gCCGCTGCTTATACTGGGAATTGAAGGAGCTATTCTTATTACTGTTTTCTTCATGGCCTACCTGTGTGTTCGAAATGAAAAGACAGTGGATCCTCTGTTCTACG TATTTGCGGTATTTTCTTTCACCTCCGTGGCTGACCTCACGACTGCGCTCGAGCAGGATGGCTACATCAAAGGCTTTATAGCCTTCTACATTAATAAG GGCGAACCATATTTAAACACAGCTTATTGCATCATGATGAACTACTGGAACGGAGTGGTGCACTTTGTTCTTCTCCTAGCAGCTGTCCGTTGCATGAGGAAAGG GACGCCATATCGGCGTATAGGTCTGCTTTGGGCTGGTTCTGTGATAACCACTCACATTGTCTTTATCCCAGGTGTCATCATAG GGAAACACGGCAAGTCCATCTATCCAGCCTTTTGGAACAATATCCTTTCCTtgattctgtctgtgtgtgctgcTCTACAGCTTTATAACAGACCGAGGGATCTGCCAATCATCCCAGCAGACAAG gTTGCAGAGGAGCAGAAGAAAGGACTACTGTCACGTCCCAGAGAACTTTTCCTCACACTCTGTCTGTTAGGGGCCATGGCCTTCACTGTGTTCAGAggcttt GTTGTTCTTGAATGTGCGCTGGATATCTGCTTCACCTACATTTACCAGTATGAGCCTTATCTGAAGGACAATGTGGCTTTCCCCAAAGTTATG ATGCTGGTTGTCCTCTTCTATGCGTTACCCATGCTAATGGCATGTATTTATGGGCTGAATATCCCAGGATGCACATGGATGCTGGACTGGACTTTGCTCCTTGCAGGGGCCTTAGCTCAG ACACAGTGGGCCCACATTGGAGCATCTGTGCATTCCAGAACTCCCTTCACCTACCGCATCCCTAAAGATGAATGGAGGCTGGTCATGACTCTCAATATGCTGTTTATGGCTGTCCCTCTGCTGCTGGCTCTGCACATCTACAGACAGCCAGCCTTCTTCATGAAGACAGTGAAACCAGGACATACAGACAATGACAAAAAACGAAAGTAA